One stretch of Betaproteobacteria bacterium DNA includes these proteins:
- a CDS encoding SDR family oxidoreductase, producing MPNCNAMGLAKGIAGSVRALRGGAPRRDSIRVNGISAGPIKTLAAAGISNFGRIFPCTSRRNAPIRRTARLDR from the coding sequence GTGCCGAACTGCAACGCGATGGGGCTGGCCAAAGGCATCGCTGGAAGCGTCCGTGCGCTACGTGGCGGCGCACCTCGGCGAGACAGCATCCGCGTGAACGGAATTTCCGCCGGGCCCATCAAGACACTTGCCGCCGCAGGCATCAGCAACTTCGGGCGGATCTTCCCGTGCACGTCGAGGAGGAACGCGCCGATCCGCCGCACTGCCCGTCTCGATCGTTGA
- a CDS encoding PEP-CTERM sorting domain-containing protein produces MLTTGEFTTAVPEPATVGLMLAGLGFLGAVRRRRTAA; encoded by the coding sequence CTGCTGACCACGGGCGAGTTCACGACGGCCGTGCCGGAACCTGCGACGGTCGGGCTGATGCTCGCGGGCCTGGGTTTTCTCGGAGCGGTGCGGCGCCGTAGAACGGCGGCCTGA